CCAATACAGTGAAGAGTGCAATGAAGGGTCTTGCAAGGCTGGAATGTGACCTGGTGAATGTACACGCTGCAGGCGGGAAAGAGATGATGTCTGCTGCAATAGAGGGATTAGAGGAAGGGACTGCAGCAGGACGGAAGCGTCCGGCGTGTATCGCAGTCACGCAGCTCACGAGCACATCAGAAGAACAAATGATTAAAGAACAGCTTATTTCTGGTTCTCTTGAGCAATCAGTTCTTCATTATGCCTCATTAACTCAAGAAGCTGGTTTAGACGGAGTCGTTTGCTCCGCTTGGGAGGCATTACCTATTCGAGAAAAGCTAGGTGAGAAATTTTATACAGTTACCCCAGGAATACGGATGGCCGATGATAGTACGGGAGACCAAAAACGGGTGGCCACCCCTGAATTTGCAAGAAATGCGGGTGTTACCTCGATTGTCGTGGGACGGTCCATCACAAGATCAAATGATCCAGTGAAAAGCTATGAAAAATGGATGGAAGCATGGAGGAGTGTTCAAGTATGAAAAAACGAATAGCAGAAAAATTATTATCGATTAATGCAGTGGCATTAAAGCCAAACGAACCATTTACTTGGACTTCAGGCTTACGTTCACCTATCTATTGTGACAACCGCCTGACACTTTCCTATCCGGAAGTAAGAAAAGAGATTGCACAAGGACTGCAATCTATTATTCTTGAGAAATATTCAGATGCAGAGGTAATTGCTGGTACTGCAACAGCGGGGATACCGCATGCTGCATGGGTTAGTGAGTTATTAAACTTGCCAATGTGTTATGTTCGTTCAAAAGCAAAAGGACATGGCAAAGGAAACCAGATAGAAGGCAAAGTGGAAGCAGGACAAAAGGTTGTGGTTGTTGAAGATCTGATTTCGACGGGAGGCAGTGTCATTACTGCAGTTCAAGCACTAAGAGAAGCTGGGTGTGAAGTGCTTGGCGTGGTTTCAATATTTACATACGGCCTGGATAAGGGGAGGGAAGCATTCGCACAAGAAGAAATAAAAAGTGAATCACTTACTGATTTTGCTAATCTAGTGGAGGTAGCCATTGAAAAGGGCTACATCAGTAAAGATGATCAAGAAAGTTTACTTTCTTGGAGTAAATCCCCTTCTGAGTGGAGTAAGAAGTTCGATTAAACTAAAAGCCCCGGAATAATCCGGGGCCATTTTATTTTTTCTTAAGTTTGAGGACCATTTCCTCGTCAGGTGTAACATAGACAGTCTGTTGATTATCATAAATGACAAAACCAGGCTTCGCACCATTAGGCTTTTTAACATATCGCACCTTTGTATAATCTACTGGTACAGAGCTAGAGTTTCGGGCTTTACTAAAATAGGCAGCCAAGTTCGCTGCTTCATGTATGGTTCCTTCAGAGGGATCTTTACTTCGAATGACGACATGCGATCCAGGAATGTCTTTCGTGTGCAGCCAAATTTCATCTCTAGCTGCTAGTTTATTGGTCAAATAATCATTTTGCTTATTGTTTTTTCCAACAATCAATTCAGTGCCATCAGAAGAAAGATAATGGTCAAGAATAGGCTTGGGATTAGATATTTTTTTCGTATTTCGTTTTTTACGGTCGCGAATATAACCGCCTTCAATTAATTCTTCGCGAATTTCTTGAATATCTTTTGGTGATGCTGACTGCACCTGTTGAAGTAAATTTTCAAAATAAAAGACTTCCTCACGTGCCTTTTCAATTTGTTCGATTACGATGGATACAGAATTTTTTGCTTTCTGGTATTTAGAAAAATACTTTTGCGCATTTTCTGAAGGTGTCTTCCGCGGGTCCAAGAGAATCGCTACCGTACCGCCCATTTCATCATAATAATCGATCACTTCGATTTCTTTCATCCCTTTTTTGGCAGCATAGAGATTGGCTGTTAACAGTTCACCAAAGCGCTGGAACTGTTCGGCTTTCTCAGCCTCTCTTAATGTATTCTCTAATTTCTCAATTTTTTTCTCATTCTTTTCTTTTTCATTGACGATTAACCGCTCGATATCATTTCCTTGCTGTTTTACACGGTCACGCTCAGCCTTTCCAAAATAAAAGCGGTCCAGCATTTCGCTTAAGGTTGAGAAGCTTTTTACTTCTCCTTGTACATGTTCAAGTGGAAAGAGGTAGAACACTTCCTTATTCCCTGTTGATAAGATGGAAGGCTCTATTGCTCCGCGCTTAATTTTATCTATCAGTTTTATAAATGTTTTAGGGACTGTTGTACGATTGGCAATCCCGCTTTGAAAAATAACTTCTTTTGCGAAAAGTGGTGAGGTTCCAGCAAAATGTTCAACAAGCTGCCGATCAAGCTTGCCGCTATTAAAATCAATCTTTCTCAATACATCATCTTCTACTGCCAAGAATGGATTTTGTTTATTTTGTTCCGGCGGATAAATATAGGGCTGTCCAGGTAAAATGGCTCTGTGACTGTTTACGGCAAACGAAACATGCTTCACACTATCCAGAATGATATTTCGGGTTTTATCAACGAGTACAATATTACTGTGCCTGCCCATTATTTCAATAATTAACTGCTTGTAGCTTACATCTCCGATTTCATTTCGTCCTTTAATTTCAAAAATAATCATTCGATCATTTTCAACCTGATAGACATCCTCTAAAATATAGCCCTCAATATGTTTTCTTAACAGCATACAGAACATAGGAGGTTCGCTGGGATTTTCGTATGCTTCATTAGTGAGCTGAACTCGTGCATAGCTTGGATGTGCTGAAAATAATAATTTTTGGTTCACTCCATTTGCACGGATTGTAAGGATTACTTCATTTTTATAAGGCTGATGTACTTTATTAATTCTTCCGCCCTTTAAGGTGCGCGTGAGTTCATCGACCATTGCTTTTGTAAATAAACCATCAAATGACATGGAAAACATCCTTTTCTACAAACTATTTCTTTTCTTTAGTATAGCTTACAAGGTAAGAGAATGTCTCTTACAAGGTAAGAGTATGTCTCATTTTAACTTGTTCATTCAGTCATGATAACTTGTCTAAATTATCATAGCATTTTTTGGGACGAGGCTGAATAAGCTTTCATTAGAGTATGTCTATATAATTAAGGGGGAAGTGAGATGGTCGGATGAAATTCCATGAGATGGAGATAAATCAAGTAGAAAAGGTCTTAGATACCGACTTTTCGTCTGGGTTATCACCGGAAGCTGTAAAGAAACGAATAGCCCAACATGGGCTTAATGAATTGGAGGAAGGGGAAAAGCAATCTGCTTTACTCTTATTTTTTAGTCAGTTTAAAGATTTTATGGTGTTAGTGCTGCTTGCGGCCACGCTTTTATCAGGATTACTTGGTGAATATATTGATGCAGTAGCGATTATTGCTATCGTCATTATTAACGGTATCCTAGGCTTCTATCAAGAAAGAAGAGCGGAGAAATCCTTGCAGGCACTAAAGGAATTATCCGCACCTCAAGTGTCCGTATTACGGGAAGGACAATGGGTGAAAATTCCTTCTAAAGAAATTGTCCCTGGAGATATCATTAAATTTTCTAGTGGAGATAGAATTGGTGCCGATGTACGGATTATCGAATCTAGAAGTTTAGAAATCGAAGAGTCAGCCCTTACTGGTGAGTCGGTACCCGTCTCTAAGCATATAGATCGTTTGAAAACAGTAAACCCTGGAATTGGCGATATGGAAAACATCGCCTTTATGGGCACGATGATTACTAGGGGAAGTGGTACAGGAGTTGTTATTGCTACAGGGATGAAAACCGCGATGGGACAAATCGCCGATTTACTCCAAAATGCCGAAACACAAGAAACACCCCTGCAGCGTCGTTTAGAGCAGCTGGGGAAAATATTAATAAGCGTTGCTTTAGTGTTAACCGTTCTCGTGGTCGCAATTGGGGTCTTACAGGGACATGAACTTTATACCATGTTCTTAGCAGGTGTTTCCCTGGCCGTTGCGGCTATTCCTGAGGGATTACCAGCAATTGTAACGGTTGCATTGTCGCTTGGAGTCCAAAAAATGATTAAGAAAAATGCGATAGTCAGAAAGCTTCCGGCAGTAGAAACACTAGGCTGTGCATCGGTTATTTGTTCTGATAAAACGGGAACCATGACGCAAAACAAAATGACGGTTACTCATTTATGGAGCGGTGGTCACACTTGGACAGTTGACGGGGTTGGATACCAGCCTCGTGGAGATTTTTATCGTGATAATACGCGGGTCCACCCAAAGGATGAGAAGGCTTTACAGCAAATGCTAATTTTTGGGATGATCTGCAATCATTCAGAATTAGTGATAAAAGATGAGGATTACATTCTTGACGGAGACCCTACTGAGGGTGCATTGCTCGTAAGTGCTATGAAAGCAGGATTTGACCGCACAAATCTATTAGATGAATTTACAATCATCAAAGAATTTCCATTTGACTCTGTAAGAAAAATGATGAGTATGCATGTTAAAGATAAGCAGGGCAGGAATTTTATTGTAACCAAAGGTGCACCAGATGTAATTATAGGTAAAAGTGAGTCTATTCTCTGGGATGGCAAAATACAATATCTTGCCCAGAATGTCCAGAGTCAAGTGCAAGAGGCTATCAATAATCTTGCTTCCAAAGCACTAAGAACCATTGCGATTGCCTTTAAACCTATTTCGGCCAATACCGTTATCCTAAGCGAACAGGAAGCAGAAAATAAATTAACCTTTATTGGTGTGCAGGGCATGATTGATCCGCCAAGACCAGAAGTGAAAGATGCGGTTAAAGAATGTAAGGAAGCAGGAATAAAAACTGTAATGATAACAGGTGATCATATCATCACAGCTAAAGCCATTGCTGCACAGCTCGGTATTCTAACAAAGAAAAGTAAGGTCCTTGATGGAAATGCATTATCAAACATGTCGGTTGAAGAGCTAGAGGATGTGGTAGATGATGTATCCGTATTTGCACGCGTTTCACCAGAGCATAAATTGAAAATAGTCAAAGCTTTACAAAATAGAGGCCATATTGTAGCGATGACCGGTGATGGAGTGAACGATGCCCCAGCAATAAAGGCTGCAGATATCGGTGTGGCAATGGGGATAACGGGTACAGATGTAGCTAAAGAAGCTTCTGCTCTTGTATTGCTCGATGATAACTTTGCAACCATAAAATCAGCAATTGAAGAGGGCAGAAACATCTATGAAAACATTCGAAAATTCGTTCGATACTTACTTGCTTCAAATGTAGGTGAAATTTTGGTTATGTTGTTTGCCATGATTCTGGCACTGCCGCTTCCACTCGTGCCGATTCAAATTCTCTGGGTTAATTTAGTGACGGATGGGCTGCCTGCAATGGCGCTTGGACTTGACAGGCCAGAAGAAGATGTGATGAAGCGCAAACCACGGAGTCCGAATGAGGGAGTGTTTGCTCGAGGATTAGGCTGGAAAGTTGTTTCAAGGGGTTTCCTTATTGGGATCGTTACCCTATTAGCCTTTATGATTGTCTATAATCAGAATCCTGCAAATCTGCCATATGCACAAACAATTGCCTTTGCAACTCTTGTTATGGCACAGCTCATTCATGTATTTGATTGCAGGAGCGAAAAATCAGTATTATCAAGAAATCCATTTGGGAATCAATATCTAGTCTGGGCAGTTATTTCTTCCCTTGCCCTGATGATTGCCGTAATCTATTACCCGCCATTCCAACCGATATTTCACACCTTGCCAATTCTAGCAAAAGACTGGCTTTTGATTATAGGACTATCCTCCATTCCAACTTTTTTACTAGCCGGAACATTTTTGTTAAGAAAAACAAAATAAAGTGTGTTATAATCCAAAAGGTAGTAGAGGTTACTCTATTACCTTTTGTTAGTTTCCAGATAATAAATAAACTTTACATAGTAGGTTAGCGCTCATCTTCAATTGATTGGAGTGTACTTAATGGTTATAAGTATGACGGGCTTTGGAAGAAGCAGGATTGCTTCAGCCTCTTTTTCTGTGAATGTAGAAGTAAAAACAGTCAACCATCGTTTTAGTGAAATGAATATTCGGATGCCTAGGCACTTATTAAATGTTGAAGATAAGATTAAGAAAAAATTGAATGAGCATCTACGTCGGGGCAGAGCAGAAGTTTATATAATGATAGAAGGGGATGGTGCAGTAACACGAAAAATTCAGGTTGATTGGAAGCTCCTTGAAGAATACTACCTATTTATTAAACAAGCACGAGATAAATTCAAAATTGAAGGAAACGTATTACTTCAGGATTTATTAACGCGTAATGAATTTTTACATATTGAAGAAAATGATGCAGGAAATGAAGAATTGGAAAGTTTAGTACTTAGAGCTGCAGAAGAAGCTGTATTATTATGTAAGCAGATGCGTGTAACGGAAGGAGAAGAGCTAAGAAAGGATTTGCTCACTTCTTTGGGACTCTTAGATATAAATATAGATGAACTGAAAGAATATGCGCCCCAAGTTGTCTCTGCTTATAAAGAACGATTAATGAAACGAATTGAAGAGTTCGTACAGGGACAATTTGATGAATCGCGCGTATTAACAGAGGTGGCTATATTTGCTGATAAAATTGATATTAATGAAGAATTAACGAGATTGAAAAGTCATATTCAGCAATTTACTCAAACTTTAAATGAAATAGAGCCAATTGGAAGAAAACTAGATTTTCTTGTTCAAGAAATGAATAGGGAAGCAAATACGATTGGATCAAAAGCAAATGATTCAACGATTACTAAAAAAGTCGTAGAGATAAAAAGTTTGCTTGAAAAGCTGAAAGAACAAGTACAAAATATTGAATAATAGTGTTTAGAATATGTTTGACACGGCAAAAATATATTATTGATGATTGGATGATAATCATGTCGATTAAATTGATTAATATTGGATTTGGAAATATCGTATCTGCCAATCGGATAATTTCAATTGTAAGCCCTGAATCTGCTCCGATTAAGAGGATTATTCAAGATGCCCGAGATCGGGGTTCATTGATTGATGCTACATATGGAAGACGTACTCGTGCCGTAATTGTCATGGATAGTGACCATGTTATTTTATCAGCAGTACAGCCTGAAACGGTTGCCCATCGTCTGGCAGACCGTGATGAAATTATTGATGAAGGGTAGGATTATAGAAAATGCAGGAAAAAGGATTGCTTATCGTATTTTCTGGTCCATCTGGTGTCGGAAAAGGAACGGTTAGAAAAGAAATATTTTCCCATCCGGACACGGCTTTTGAGTATTCTATATCTGCAACAACACGCGCTCCCCGTCCAGGTGAAGTAAATGGGGTAGATTATTTTTTTAAGTCACGGGATGAATTTGAAGAATTGATTCAACAAGGGAAACTTTTAGAGTATGCTCAGTTCGTAGGGAATTATTATGGCACCCCTGTAGATTATGTACGTGAAACCTTAGATGCTGGAAAAGATGTCTTTTTAGAAATCGAAGTGAAGGGTGCAAGGCAGGTCAGGGAAAAGTTCCCAGAAGGTTTATTTATCTTCTTAATGCCTCCTAGTCTTTCTGAGTTAAAGAATAGGATTGTAACAAGAGGTACGGAAACAGAAGAGTTAATTAACAATCGGATGTTATCTGCCCGTGAAGAAATTGAAATGATGGAATTATACGATTATGTCGTAGAAAATGATCAAGTAGAATTGGCTTGCGAACGTGTGAAAGCAATTGTTGTCGCTGAACATTGTCGCAGAGAACGTGTTGAACACCGATATAAAAAATTACTGGAGGTCGAATAAATGTTATATCCTTCGATTGATTCATTACTTAATAAAATTGATTCAAAATACTCTCTTGTATCCGTTGCAGCAAAGCGTGCTCGTTCCATGCAGCAAACACATGACGAAAGATTACCTAAATATGTTTCCTATAAGCATGTAGGGAAAGCGCTCGAGGAAATATATAGCGGTGAACTTACTTATCGTGTTCCTAAGAAATCAGAAACAGGTGCCATCTACGGAAAAGATAGCAATATTGGCAAGTAACAACCATGAAGGTCTGACAGCAGCAAAATGTCAGCCTTTTTTATTTTTTGCTGTGTTAATGGAGAATTTTGATTTTATAGCCCTGTTGATTTGTGCGGAAGGCGCGATACTCCTCGAAAATGCTACGCATTTTCTTCGTGCGTGGGCAGATTCGCGGAGGTAATTCAATGTCCTGCAGGAGGACGGGACAGGGGAGACCCCGCAGACGCTTGAGCGTCAAGGAGGCTTCCGAACCGCCTGCGGAAAGCGAAGCGCCTCGGGACAGTCAGAGAACGCCTGTCCCTGCGGTGATTATTCGAAGAAGCATTCCTTAGTGGAGCACAAATCAACAGACCAATTAAACCCAGCCTTACAAAAATAGACATTATTTTTAGAAACAAAGCTGAAAAAGATGAAAATATAATGTGATTCTAGCATAATAAAGAATAGATAATTTGTGGAATTGAAGTGGGGGATACGATTAGGATGGATAAAAAGATACTAGTATGTGTAACCGGTGGAATAGCTGTATATAAAGCAGCTGCATTAACAAGCAAACTTGTCCAAGCAGGAGCAAAGGTAAAAGTAATACTCAGTGACTCTGCAGCAAAATTTGTTTCCCCTTTAACATTTCAGGCTTTATCTCGCAACGAAGTGTATACCGACACCTTTGATGAAAAAAACCCTCATGTGATCGCGCACATCGATTTAGCTGATTGGGCAGATTTAATACTAGTAGCACCTGCGACAGCTAATACAATAGGAAAGCTTGCAAATGGAATTGCTGACAATATGATTACGACAACCTTACTGGCTGCAACTGCGCCAGTTTGGATTGCACCAGCGATGAATGTCCATATGTATGACCATCCGGCAGTGAAAAAGAACATTTCAATCTTGTCTTCGTACAATTATCAATTTATTGAACCAAGTGAGGGCTATCTAGCTTGTGGTTATGTAGGTAAGGGCCGTCTAGAGGAACCTGAGAAAATTGTAGAGTTAATCAAACAGCATTTTTCAAATAAAAGCACTTTAAAGCTAAAAGGGAAAACTGTCTTAATTACGGCTGGTCCAACAAGAGAAAAAATTGACCCCGTTCGTTTTATTACGAATCATTCTACAGGAAAAATGGGATATGCTCTTGCAGAAGCAGCAAAGAATGAAGGAGCAAGGGTGCTATTAATCTCTGGTCCGGTCCATTTATCTCCACCACCAGGTGTCGATTTAATTAAGGTTGAGAGTGCGGATGATATGTATCAGGCAGTCATGAACAACTATGAAGCAGCTGATATTATAATAAAAACAGCTGCAGTAGCTGATTATACTCCTAAAGTTTCCTTTGACCATAAAATGAAAAAGCAGCCTGGTGATAAGGTAATCGAGCTTGCACGAACAAAGGATATTTTATCTGAGCTCGGAACCATGAAGAGAAACAAAATACTAGTTGGATTTGCAGCTGAAACTGAAAATGTAGAAGAATATGCAATAAAAAAATTAAAGGCTAAAAATGCAGATATGATTGTAGCCAATAATGTAAAGTCAGAAGGCGCTGGATTTGGAATGGATACAAACATTGTTACGTTATTCATGCGAAATGGATTTAAAATGGAGTTACCTTTAATGTCAAAGCTGGATGTTGCCTATAGGATTATTGAAGCTATTACTGCATTGCCAAAGGATTTGGAACAAAATGAAAGTTGCTAGTGTGATTGTGGATGTACCTGCAAAACAAACGGATAGGGAGTTTGATTATTTAGTTCCAGAAGAATGGATAGAAACCATTCAGCCAGGGATGCGGGTAATTGTCCCTTTTGGTCCAAGAAAAATTCAAGGATTTGTTACAGAGATAAAAGCTGAATCAGAATTTAAAAAGCTCCGGGAGATTTGCGAGCCAATGGATTTAGAGCCAGTATTAAATAAGGAATTACTTGAACTTGGGAATTGGCTGACTGAAACAACACTGTGTTTTAAAATCTATGCCTATCAAGCTATGCTCCCAGCTGCCTTGAAAGCGAAATATGAAAAGAAAGTGATGCTATCTACAGGGGTATCAATTAATGAATTACATGTAAAGCTACACGATATTTTTAAAAATGAAGAAACGATAAATTGGGATGACGCATTGAAAAATGGGCTGGTCCCCATCCTTCAAAGAGAAGCTGCAAAAGGCCTGCTGGAAGTAATCTATCTAGTAAAAGGAAAACTGAATAAAAAGAAATTAAAATATATCAGCCCGCTTCTGCCACCTGCGGACTTAGAAGCTGAATTTAATAGCTTACCTCTAAGAGCTGAAAAGCAAAGAGAAGCATTAAGGTACTTTATTCAGAACCCCGATCCCATTGAGATGCGACAGGTGTCAGCAGACTTAAAAATCTCAAACGCGACTGTAAAAGCACTTGTGGAAAAGGGACTGCTTTCTGAAAAGGACATGGAAGTTTATCGTGATCCCTATGAAAACAGGACCTTTACCCGGACGGATCCTTTGCCATTAACCAATGATCAGCAGGAAGCGATGGGGCCATTATTAGGTTCGATTGAAAAAAAGGCTCATGAAGTGTTCCTCCTCTATGGGGTAACAGGCAGCGGGAAAACTGAAATTTACTTGCAATCCATTCAGGATGTCATTGAAAAAGGCAGAGAAGCTATCGTTCTTGTACCAGAAATTGCCCTTACCCCTCAAATGGTAAATCGCTTTAAGGGGCGTTTTGGCAATTTAGTTGCTGTGTTGCACAGTGGACTTTCCGCTGGTGAGAAATATGATGAGTGGCGGAAGATTCAGCGTAAAGAAGTTAAAGTGGTTGTAGGTGCAAGGTCAGCGATTTTTGCGCCCTTCGAAAATCTTGGGATTATTATTATTGATGAAGAACATGAAACAAGCTATAAACAGGAAGAAATGCCGCGCTATCATGCGAGAGATGTGGCGATTGAACGTGCGGCTAAATATAAATGTCCGGTTGTCCTCGGGAGTGCTACACCTTCATTAGAATCATTTGCAAGGGCTCAAAAAGGGGTATATAAGCTGTTATCTCTGCCTAATCGAATGAATCAACGGGCACTTCCTGCAGTGGAAATTATTGATATGCGTGAAGAACTTAGAGCAGGGAATCGTTCCATGTTTTCTAGAAAGCTTTTTGAACTACTGAAGGAAAGAATCGAACGGAAAGAACAATCTGTATTATTTTTAAATAAACGCGGTCATTCTTCCTTTGTTATGTGCAGGGATTGCGGGTTTGTGATGAATTGTCCAAATTGTGATATTTCCTTAACCTACCACAAGGTAAAGGAACAAATGAAATGCCATTATTGCGGTCATGAGAGTCAGGTACCAAAT
This Neobacillus sp. YX16 DNA region includes the following protein-coding sequences:
- the priA gene encoding primosomal protein N', encoding MKVASVIVDVPAKQTDREFDYLVPEEWIETIQPGMRVIVPFGPRKIQGFVTEIKAESEFKKLREICEPMDLEPVLNKELLELGNWLTETTLCFKIYAYQAMLPAALKAKYEKKVMLSTGVSINELHVKLHDIFKNEETINWDDALKNGLVPILQREAAKGLLEVIYLVKGKLNKKKLKYISPLLPPADLEAEFNSLPLRAEKQREALRYFIQNPDPIEMRQVSADLKISNATVKALVEKGLLSEKDMEVYRDPYENRTFTRTDPLPLTNDQQEAMGPLLGSIEKKAHEVFLLYGVTGSGKTEIYLQSIQDVIEKGREAIVLVPEIALTPQMVNRFKGRFGNLVAVLHSGLSAGEKYDEWRKIQRKEVKVVVGARSAIFAPFENLGIIIIDEEHETSYKQEEMPRYHARDVAIERAAKYKCPVVLGSATPSLESFARAQKGVYKLLSLPNRMNQRALPAVEIIDMREELRAGNRSMFSRKLFELLKERIERKEQSVLFLNKRGHSSFVMCRDCGFVMNCPNCDISLTYHKVKEQMKCHYCGHESQVPNQCPECSSDYIRYFGTGTQKVEDELGKILPEAKVIRMDVDTTGKKGSHERLLKEFHEGKADILLGTQMIAKGLDFPNITLVGVLSADTMLHLPDFRSSEKTFQLLTQVSGRAGRHELPGEVIIQTYTPEHYSVELAGTQDYDLFYNREMLMRKAHHYPPFYYLALITISHEQLMTVVSATEKIAAFVRSRISNHAVVLGPAASPIPRINNRYRYHCLIKYKREPELTNTLKTILDQYQNDPKSGLLVSIDVNPFILM
- a CDS encoding calcium-translocating P-type ATPase, SERCA-type; amino-acid sequence: MKFHEMEINQVEKVLDTDFSSGLSPEAVKKRIAQHGLNELEEGEKQSALLLFFSQFKDFMVLVLLAATLLSGLLGEYIDAVAIIAIVIINGILGFYQERRAEKSLQALKELSAPQVSVLREGQWVKIPSKEIVPGDIIKFSSGDRIGADVRIIESRSLEIEESALTGESVPVSKHIDRLKTVNPGIGDMENIAFMGTMITRGSGTGVVIATGMKTAMGQIADLLQNAETQETPLQRRLEQLGKILISVALVLTVLVVAIGVLQGHELYTMFLAGVSLAVAAIPEGLPAIVTVALSLGVQKMIKKNAIVRKLPAVETLGCASVICSDKTGTMTQNKMTVTHLWSGGHTWTVDGVGYQPRGDFYRDNTRVHPKDEKALQQMLIFGMICNHSELVIKDEDYILDGDPTEGALLVSAMKAGFDRTNLLDEFTIIKEFPFDSVRKMMSMHVKDKQGRNFIVTKGAPDVIIGKSESILWDGKIQYLAQNVQSQVQEAINNLASKALRTIAIAFKPISANTVILSEQEAENKLTFIGVQGMIDPPRPEVKDAVKECKEAGIKTVMITGDHIITAKAIAAQLGILTKKSKVLDGNALSNMSVEELEDVVDDVSVFARVSPEHKLKIVKALQNRGHIVAMTGDGVNDAPAIKAADIGVAMGITGTDVAKEASALVLLDDNFATIKSAIEEGRNIYENIRKFVRYLLASNVGEILVMLFAMILALPLPLVPIQILWVNLVTDGLPAMALGLDRPEEDVMKRKPRSPNEGVFARGLGWKVVSRGFLIGIVTLLAFMIVYNQNPANLPYAQTIAFATLVMAQLIHVFDCRSEKSVLSRNPFGNQYLVWAVISSLALMIAVIYYPPFQPIFHTLPILAKDWLLIIGLSSIPTFLLAGTFLLRKTK
- the coaBC gene encoding bifunctional phosphopantothenoylcysteine decarboxylase/phosphopantothenate--cysteine ligase CoaBC produces the protein MRMDKKILVCVTGGIAVYKAAALTSKLVQAGAKVKVILSDSAAKFVSPLTFQALSRNEVYTDTFDEKNPHVIAHIDLADWADLILVAPATANTIGKLANGIADNMITTTLLAATAPVWIAPAMNVHMYDHPAVKKNISILSSYNYQFIEPSEGYLACGYVGKGRLEEPEKIVELIKQHFSNKSTLKLKGKTVLITAGPTREKIDPVRFITNHSTGKMGYALAEAAKNEGARVLLISGPVHLSPPPGVDLIKVESADDMYQAVMNNYEAADIIIKTAAVADYTPKVSFDHKMKKQPGDKVIELARTKDILSELGTMKRNKILVGFAAETENVEEYAIKKLKAKNADMIVANNVKSEGAGFGMDTNIVTLFMRNGFKMELPLMSKLDVAYRIIEAITALPKDLEQNESC
- a CDS encoding extracellular matrix/biofilm regulator RemA; the encoded protein is MSIKLINIGFGNIVSANRIISIVSPESAPIKRIIQDARDRGSLIDATYGRRTRAVIVMDSDHVILSAVQPETVAHRLADRDEIIDEG
- the pyrE gene encoding orotate phosphoribosyltransferase, which translates into the protein MKKRIAEKLLSINAVALKPNEPFTWTSGLRSPIYCDNRLTLSYPEVRKEIAQGLQSIILEKYSDAEVIAGTATAGIPHAAWVSELLNLPMCYVRSKAKGHGKGNQIEGKVEAGQKVVVVEDLISTGGSVITAVQALREAGCEVLGVVSIFTYGLDKGREAFAQEEIKSESLTDFANLVEVAIEKGYISKDDQESLLSWSKSPSEWSKKFD
- the gmk gene encoding guanylate kinase, giving the protein MQEKGLLIVFSGPSGVGKGTVRKEIFSHPDTAFEYSISATTRAPRPGEVNGVDYFFKSRDEFEELIQQGKLLEYAQFVGNYYGTPVDYVRETLDAGKDVFLEIEVKGARQVREKFPEGLFIFLMPPSLSELKNRIVTRGTETEELINNRMLSAREEIEMMELYDYVVENDQVELACERVKAIVVAEHCRRERVEHRYKKLLEVE
- a CDS encoding NFACT RNA binding domain-containing protein, producing the protein MSFDGLFTKAMVDELTRTLKGGRINKVHQPYKNEVILTIRANGVNQKLLFSAHPSYARVQLTNEAYENPSEPPMFCMLLRKHIEGYILEDVYQVENDRMIIFEIKGRNEIGDVSYKQLIIEIMGRHSNIVLVDKTRNIILDSVKHVSFAVNSHRAILPGQPYIYPPEQNKQNPFLAVEDDVLRKIDFNSGKLDRQLVEHFAGTSPLFAKEVIFQSGIANRTTVPKTFIKLIDKIKRGAIEPSILSTGNKEVFYLFPLEHVQGEVKSFSTLSEMLDRFYFGKAERDRVKQQGNDIERLIVNEKEKNEKKIEKLENTLREAEKAEQFQRFGELLTANLYAAKKGMKEIEVIDYYDEMGGTVAILLDPRKTPSENAQKYFSKYQKAKNSVSIVIEQIEKAREEVFYFENLLQQVQSASPKDIQEIREELIEGGYIRDRKKRNTKKISNPKPILDHYLSSDGTELIVGKNNKQNDYLTNKLAARDEIWLHTKDIPGSHVVIRSKDPSEGTIHEAANLAAYFSKARNSSSVPVDYTKVRYVKKPNGAKPGFVIYDNQQTVYVTPDEEMVLKLKKK
- the rpoZ gene encoding DNA-directed RNA polymerase subunit omega, with product MLYPSIDSLLNKIDSKYSLVSVAAKRARSMQQTHDERLPKYVSYKHVGKALEEIYSGELTYRVPKKSETGAIYGKDSNIGK
- a CDS encoding YicC/YloC family endoribonuclease, with the translated sequence MVISMTGFGRSRIASASFSVNVEVKTVNHRFSEMNIRMPRHLLNVEDKIKKKLNEHLRRGRAEVYIMIEGDGAVTRKIQVDWKLLEEYYLFIKQARDKFKIEGNVLLQDLLTRNEFLHIEENDAGNEELESLVLRAAEEAVLLCKQMRVTEGEELRKDLLTSLGLLDINIDELKEYAPQVVSAYKERLMKRIEEFVQGQFDESRVLTEVAIFADKIDINEELTRLKSHIQQFTQTLNEIEPIGRKLDFLVQEMNREANTIGSKANDSTITKKVVEIKSLLEKLKEQVQNIE
- the pyrF gene encoding orotidine-5'-phosphate decarboxylase, with the translated sequence MNNSLIIALDFANRKEVEQFLQPFKGKELFVKVGMELFYQEGPEIVHYLKGNGHRIFLDLKLHDIPNTVKSAMKGLARLECDLVNVHAAGGKEMMSAAIEGLEEGTAAGRKRPACIAVTQLTSTSEEQMIKEQLISGSLEQSVLHYASLTQEAGLDGVVCSAWEALPIREKLGEKFYTVTPGIRMADDSTGDQKRVATPEFARNAGVTSIVVGRSITRSNDPVKSYEKWMEAWRSVQV